The sequence GGCTCGACGACTTCCGGTGTTTGAAAGATATGGGAATCGTTCGGAGAATCTCGAGAATTCGGACTTTGCCAAAGGGAAATTGAATGGTTGACGATgacacgttgttgaccggtcaggggttaacccttagcactccaggttgttttgtaatttatcagcaacaaatttttatggtatctctagtgaaaattagaaatgctgtaacatttcttcgatcttttatttttcttttcagagttcaaagggttaagtcgtgTTTTCAATtgcattaatttcaatttttaaaacgtagggtaatatagaatattgtgaaagcaaaatatacaaagatATGCAAGATATgaagaaagtttcatttcaattcattatttataaataaagtatgttgaagtttagattgtttcactttcatacttGATTAGAGAATAGTAACCGGTGATATGGGATGGCTTTTGTAAAATTATCAACAACTTAATAAGATGTGTAGTATAATTAGTAAGAATGAATATCTTtgtgttcattttatttatatattaaacattgattctaaacaatttttaaacactTCAGTGCTGTTTTAAAAATCACGAAGTAATTTgccgtaaaataatatttgtgtaATCGTGGATTATCTATTTACCTTCCTGTTATCTGGTTTAATATTAACGGTGCAGGCGCGGTTTTAGCAGGAAAGCGAGCACGTGGGCTAAGCGGCATGATGAAATCCTGCGAGGGATATTGCAGCGGACGACGCGGTCTGCGAGCTCGAAATGTCAACCAATTGAGTTAACAATCAATCAAGAATTTTCATCACTGTCAATAATACCTAATGATTGGTTTCGATCCCGACACTCTCCGAACATCCCAAGCATAATAAATTCGCATCGTAATTTTCGATACCGATGACGCAAGAAAATCTGTACGCAATCTTCGCCGATGATCGATTAGAGAATTACAGAAACTCGTAACACAACTGCAGCTATCAACGAATCATCGAATCAATCTTAATAACACGTACCTGTTCGAAATCTACACGATTCACCTATCTTGCTGACTGAAATGACAATCTTATTCaagatttaatttcattttaatcgcaTCGTGTATCGACTTACGCGTTTAAATTAACAGCAGACTCATTAATAACGATACAATCAACGAAACGTAATTCCACGCATTGGAAATGCTACACGCGAATCGATCTCTTTCCTCATTTATGTCATTTCTTTCGGAATGACGCTGCATCTGAATACAATGCAAGATTTTACCAAGAGTCGATCGAAATTCGACGATCCTTTTAATCACATTAATCAGTTCTCTCTCTCCTCGTTACCAACTACACGAACTTTGTTTTCGCGTTTTATTAACCACCGAAGAATTCGAAGAACACCATGGAATCTTAACAACGCAATATTCGCGAACGCGTCGACAGCGCGGCCGTCCCGGAATCCGCAAGCGCCGTGCAAAAAAGGAAACGTAATCGTATAGGAGGCGTAATTCAATAGTAAGACCGCGCCGCGGATCAATTCCGCGAAAAAAGGACACCAATTCGCGCGCCCCGCCTGTCGATAGCGATCTCGCGGCGCACGGGACTTATTAATCCAATGAGCAGGATCAATTTTCATTAACCGAACCACGCGCCCGTAACCGTCGTTACTTAATTCTATTAATCTGTCGCGTGCCTGCTTACCGATAGTGAACGACGGTTTGTTTCGGTAACTGGTTTCACAACAACGCGTATCTCCTTACCGATTTACTATCAACAATGATAACGCAACTATTCGATCGAAGTAGCGTGCGGTAACCCAATTTCGATTCGAACGAACGAGTTTACTCAAAAACGCTCTATGTACACTAGATAATTCCTCCTCCTCTTGGACCTAGATCGGTACTATCAATAGAATCATTTATCTCGGTACAGGATTGACATAGTTTGTCGCAGTATTCGATAGCATTCGATACGAGAAGGTTTCATTCGCTAGAACGCGTTACAAGTGTGAAAAACGCATTTCAGGTATCGGCCTTTTCCCCTTCCGTTTCACTGGCTCCGCAAACTTGGTCGGTTTGCTTTTCGAGTACCACTTGTGCAGCTCGTGCAAAAATGGTTTTGTCAACAGCTGcagctctctctgtctctccgggTCGGTCCCTGCGAAACCGATCTCCTCGTAGGCCAACTGCCACCGCGTATCGTTATCAAACAATGATTTATCTGCGCGCCGCGCTTCCTCTTTCCGTGCGGTGTCCCGCGGAACCGACGCAACCGCTGCATAATAAATCGTGTACATCGAATCAAACAGTCGTGTTTGGAAGGTGCTCGGGTTTGTATACGTACGAAGCTTCTTCGTAGAACAAGCGTACTCCTCGACCGACGAACGATCTTTCGATGATTCCTCGATCTTCGGAACCACCTTGAAAGCATCCGCTTTGGCCAGAACCTCTTTCATGCTTCTATCTTCTGGgttctatgaaaatttcatggTTGACGCTAGGTTCACGAGTTTTATGAGCATTATTTGATGTTCAGGTCGATTTTGATCACATTTAGACGAATATATGATGTAATCGTTCATATTtcaatctctaatttccaagatctgaaTGATTATCTATAGTGATAGGGATTATAGAGGAAATTGTACGATAAATGTAAACCCAGTATTAGGATATTGAAAGATGTAGAGTCGAAATGAATGCTCGGAAGTTTCGAAGAAATATCAGAGAACAGTTGAGTCGAGTAGACTGTATTCCATAAAGGTCTTGGTCACCAAGAAAACGCGTCGCAGAATGTGCAGTTTTTGCAGAAATCGGTGTACGCTTTTTTTATATATGGCGAACGTCGTGTTATTCATGGACAGGACCGCGAGCAGAACTGGAACGAGCACGTGAAGCGCATCTTATGTATTCGAGCGTACGCGATATTTGCATTTCGCGTCTGCTATACATAGTTTCCAGGTTGTAATCGCACAACCTTAATGTGTATCCGATGCAAAACACGCGTGACTCGCTGTGCACACGGCGACACGTTGGTATCAATCAGGAGAACAAATACACGTGGCGGCCATTTTTCTAATCTGAACGCACGATTCCGTTTCACTCGAAAACAcggttttaacccttcgcggacgaacgtcgacgtttcgagatgaaacgtttaTATTTGGAACACCGAGTCGCAggcgaatgattcaattactcggacagcaagagattagtacgtagtttctgtttttgctattatttaggcaatcaatatataatttagcttctgtcgaaggttttctacatttcaaagaatcttcgcgcTGACCGTTCAAATACTTCGCTAACAGCTAAAGATGGAGAAAATCTCTTAGAGAAATTCTACTGCGTACGAAGCTGAAATTTCCTTAAGTCATTTCATTATCTAACACTACCTGATTCGCATAGCTGCACAGGCGCGACCGCAATGATAATGACTCTCCATTCGCAGTAGAAGATTTTCATTGAGCTCGAGCAAGATTGCACGAGGTTTGCTCTTTGAACCGGATCGAACAATAATTCAGCTGGCGCAATGATTTCGGCCGAATCGTTCGATTGTCTACCGTGGAATGTTAATTCCGTGAGTGATGCCTGAGCGAACGTTCACTTTTCGCGGCTGTAACGGTACCAACCTTGATCCGTTTTACGTAACTCGCGAATCAAGCGGCGAGATTTTTACTGCCGGGGAGAAATAAGAGATAATGTTTACGAGCGTTAGAGGGGAAGGTTATGTCGGTATCAGAGGCCTTCGTTCATGTTATATTCCGGATATTTAATTCCGCAGATGTTGCGTTCTCACGGTTGTCGTTTGACGGACGAATCGTTTACACTGTCACACCTAACGCGCACCGAGCTGCTATTCCCAAGGATCGCGGTTCTTTAACATTATCTTGCGTTAGATACCGTTTCTGTCGTAACTAACGTTGTCACTGAACATTCTTTAACAACTGTCTTCGAGGAGAACGAGATTCACGCGAAAACTACCGGGCAATCGAGTTACCTTTCCCTAATTCTCTACAGAAACACTGAAAGTCCGACTACCGAGATTTCGACTATAATTCTGTTTGCCTATTACGAAAACGATTTCTTCAGTGATTCCTCGAAGAATTATTTCTTATCGTTTCGATATTTGATAAAGAAGAGCTGAGAAAAAGTGAGAAAAAGTGAGAGCTGTTTATGACAGTTTCTTACGCGCTGTTctgttataataatatcaaGTGATGATTGTTGAAAAATGTctgaataattttatcaaaagaATCGATAAACAATCGTGCACCTTCATTCGATGGATCACACCCGGTATATACTTCTTCGGATGGTCCATGCGAAGCATCTCGCTGATTTTTCCATCATCCTTCTCtgattctttgaatttttcgtACGCGTATTCATTGATATCTCCAACCGGAAAACCCGCGGATCTCGCAGTTTCGCCGCCCCACCAAAATGGCGGCGTTAGATAGTCGCACGCCTCGCCATTCGTTGCAGACCTGTTGACAGAAAAATTCTATCCCGATTGCGACGTTAGGGATGATGAAACACGTACTTGCCAGTTTCATGTTTCACCGGGCACTCTGTCATCGTTGCCATGAGCTTCCTCGCGTTTCTCGATCGGCGATCGCGGATGTGCCACAGCTCGAACTGCTGGGAACGAGGGAAAATGGAAGACGAGACTGCAAATTCGAGAATCAGATTCATTGAATTAACACACGTCCTAAAATGTTTTGTTCGAACATCTGAAGAAAATGATTTCTTCGTACTGAAAGCGTCTTGGAGGAATAATACGTTCAAGTTGTTCGAAGATATCGcttaaatttagatttaaattaataaaaatacaaatggtTCGAACGTTCACTTGTTCGCTTAATGTGTAACTCGTTTCTTAATAAGAAATACCCCGAACCGTTCCAAAGGAAGCTTCCCAAGAACAGTTCTACGTTTCCAAGGTTCGCAAACGTGTAATCGGCCGCGCGGTCGTCGCATACAAAAGCGCGAGTTCCTCTCGCAACAAAAGCGAAACCGGTCCTGAACGAGTCTATTAATCGACGATTAGCAATCAAACTAATTTCGCGGAGCTCTCACAGAAATTAGGTTACAAATCACTCGTGACTCATTAAGGAATTAGTGTCGTGCGCGATTCGAGCCGGCGTAGATTGATTCTCGGACGTCTTATTATTCCTGCGGCCTATATTCGATTGCTCGAAATTGCCGGAGCCGTATGTGTCCCTTCATTACTTTAAGTGGGGGACAATTAAAATTCCAGACGACCGTTCTAACGCGGAACAACGTTCCTGGTACTCCAAGATTAGAGTAGCAATTTCCGACGAAGTTTCTCGCTCCCTTCACCTGACACGTCTCGAATGGAattcaacaaaaaaaaagacaGCAACTAAGGAAACACATTACCATTTCAAGACACATAAAAGTTTCCCTTCTCCAAGATCGAAATTTTAGGCGTAAGATCGATTTTCTCTGCAgcataataagaaaataatttaatctttaAAACCAGTCGTGCAACCGGTCGCCGTGCGTTTAACGCTGAATTTCAAACTGGAGTTGATTGTTTTGATCACGAACTGTGTTTCGATGATTGATGGACGTGTTTGGGCATCAAGCTCAGTGTCTCGAATACCGTTCCATTGTCAAGACCAGGGGGGTCCACGAGGCCCTCGTTCTCCCGTTTGATCCATTGGCCTAGAACACGCGGATCTATATCTTGTACCGGCGCTACCGGATCGCCTGTAACAGTCACATAAACTTTCACCTAATTCAATCGCCTCGATTCAATTGCGACGTCGCGTTAAATGCCCTCAACCGAGTCAAATCAATTATCCGATGCCGGCTGGCGGTTTATCGGCGCGCTCTTGACTAACACGTGCACTCCGTTACCGAAGAGGCTCAAGACCGAGTTCTAAATCCGTCCTTTTATCAGCGAAAATTCAGACATCGTCCCGTTTCATCGGAATTCCGAATGCTCTTTATCTCGCGAAGGATTAGATCCGCTTTCTAATCGTAAACCCGATCGATTCGATCTGATATTAGCCGACTATATTTAGCAGAGTAATCTTAGAGCTCAGTTACGTTTCGAATGGAATTTCtgatataattttttgttaaaaagaatgatcaaattctatattcaacatcaaattttatataatacaattaaccaAAATATTCGAGTCAAATGATAATCCCCCGTTCTGTTCAAGTGattcgtttcattaaaaaactgaACGCATGGGAAAACATTGAAGAGTTAATACGGAGCCGGGTAGACTTACTAAGACTCCTCTTAATAGGTCTAAGCTGCTTAGCCACGTGTTTGTGAGTGGCAGCCGGCTTTCCACGGTGAAAAATCCCGTCGGATAAACACGACGGCGAAACGTCGGCAATATAATAGCCGATCGGCGGCGGTTCTGGAAACTGAACGATCCATAAATCACTCAGCAAACGGCGGAGCGGCGTTTCCTCACCATAAACATTACTCCGTGCGGAACTGAACACCGGAAGCGACCTATCTCCGAAAAGGAGCAACGGAACTCGAGCGGCGCGCACGAATATCGGTGGAAACTCTGCTTCGCCTACGATTACAAGCAAAGATAACCGGCGGCGATAAACGCGTTACTGGCGAAGTCACAACAATCGACGCGTCATGCCGATTACACCGTTATTTCGAAATTTAGCGAAGCTGTCCGGCTTGTTTGTTTGCGCTGCCCTGATTTGCGTGCAGTCATCGTGACGCGCTGTTTAGCGCCAAGACGCGTCGGCAGATAACGAGAGCGATTTCGCGATTACGCGTGAAACCTATTGCGCATCGATTGCACGGGAACTTCACGGACATGCGTCGGTCTAACCCCGATCCCGGGATGTCGAAGAAATTCTGAAGGAAAGTGAAGCTCCAGCCAAATCCTCGGTGCTGTCTAATGTCGCCCATAGAATCCTCGAATTTCGAACATGGAGCGCGTCGGTCGTTCGAGGAAGAGACACTCTAGCAGGGGAGAGGTTAAGGAAGCGGAGCCGGTGTTAGGCAGCCGAGAGACCATGGAGCCGACGGCCAACGAGCAGTACCTCTTCCTCTTAGAGTTCCTAGTCCACCACGTGACCGGCGATCGCCTGGCGAAGCTCAATCAAATGTTCTTCGTCCCCACGACCGTCTCCGTCGGCTTCCTCAATTTACCCGAGGAGGAGACCGTCGAGATCACCCCCGTCGATCCCCTGTTCCAACCCCAGGCCGGGGTAGCCGACGACGTCGAGTACTTCCACTCGGGACGCTCCGTGTTGTTCGCCATCGATCAGCGCACGGCGATCAACAAGGTCCTCGATTTCGTCGTGAGACTTCGCGTGGAGAAGAAGATGCCCGAAGGGCTGCGACCCGACGTTCCGATCGGCGAGGGCGAGCTGGACATGAGCAAGCACTTCGCCGCCCTGCGAAAAGAGATGCTGCAGTGCTGGCACAAAATGGCCCCCCCGCCTAAGTGCTTCGAGGGCGAGGTGCCCCTGACGCACGAGGACGACGAGGTCGGCGCCGTGTGCATGTTCGCCAGGATATCGGCCTTCGGGCAGACGATCGTGACGGAGTTCGAGGCTCCGCCGGACATGGACGTCGACGCGTACGTCTTCAAAGGCGACGAGGTCGACCGGAAGTCCTTGAGCTACAAGTGTCGCGTCATCGACTCCGAGGACGCGGATATCGCCAGAGACTCCGCGGACGATCTAGCGAGAACCGGACCGCCTTGTCGCGTCTGCGTCCCGGACGAGCATCCCTGCAGTCCTTGCGGCGATCCCCGAGGCGCGACTCTGAAGCCGCAGGCGAGCCAAAGGCAGATCGGCGGGTCGGACGGCTATCCGACCACGGTGTCGAAGTCCCGATCGAAACCCGACACCTGCGACGAAGTGCACAAGAGCGGTTTGATACAGTCCAGCCGCGGTCCGGCCCAACCGTGCGGAAAGGCGGTGGTGCTCAAGGTTTCCGGCGTGCTGGACGCCGACGCGGAGAGGAGACCGACGGTCACCGTGGCGTCCGAGGCCGAAGCTGCTGGCCAGGACTGTTCCGAACCCAGCCACGATGTTTTTGTGCTGAGGATCGGGAAGAAAGGGATCGTCGGGGCCGGCGAGAAGTCGGACATTCAGTTGGAGATGAGGACGCCGAAAGGCGCCGAGAAAGGGCCACCTGTTAGAATGGAGACCAGGGAGATGCAGACGGACgaggagaggaagaagaggaggaagaagaagaaagcgAAGAAAGAGTGACGCGAGAGTTTCTCGGAGATCGAGGGCTTTTGTGTATTCGGGGGTAATGGAATAAAAGCGGCGATGGAGATTGATGATACGAGAGTTAGGAGTTGGTTAGGGATGATTTAATCGTGGAATTTCTTTGCGTTTTTAATTAGGAAACATCAGGTGTCATTGTTGCAGTGAGAATTTCACGTGACAGCGCCGAGTGCCATCTAGTTCGAGCCGAACCTCGAAATTCTCCGTGCGCGATGCTGTTCGAGGCGTATCTAAATTAATAGTTCGATAGACACGCGTCTTGTTTCGATTGGAAGATAAGTTTAAAAAAAGCCATGAAATAAAGCCAgcgttttgaaattaaaatccgACATGGGCGACGAGCAGCAACTGTTCCTTATAGAATTCCTAGTCGACAGAGTGAAGATCCCCGTAATAAAGGCGATGCAGGACGAATTGCTACCAGCCTGCACTTGCGTCTCGTTTCAAGTAATCCACGACAGAACTTGACACTGTCCCTATCCATAATGGAAAAGTTCAAAACTTTCTAAGAGGCCATAACCTCTAGAAACTTCTAACCCCATCATGTTTCACAGATTCTCAGTCTGCCGGCCATCGACATTTGCCAAGAAGCTCTAACGGACAGCTGCGGTTGCAACGACGGGGACACGCAGATCTTCAAGAAAGGGAAATCCTGCTTATTCGCGTTGCCCTCGATCGTCCTTCAGAAGCCCTTGACAACCTTCCCGATAAAGATGTCCGTCTACAAGAAGCTGCCGCCGGGCGTGCTGCCGGACGTGATGACGATCGGTTGCCATCAGATAGAGGCGAGAGCGTTGCTGAACGCAGTGCTCAGCCAGCAGGTGTTCAAAGTGCCGAATCCCTGTCAGACGATCAAGGACACGTTCAAGATCACCACGGCGACCGGCCAGTGCGTCGGCACGGTCACCGTctacgtcagggcctcctgcttcGGCCGGAAGATCGTCACGCAGTTCCAAATACCGCACAACAGGAAACCGTACCTGTTCAAGGGTGCCGACGACAGTCCCGTTTTCCAGTGCAAAAAGATACCCTCGGCCTGCTACACACCTGCCCCTGTCAAATGTACCTGCGCGAAGAAGTGTCTTGACGGCAGCGGCGAGGCCACAGGAAGAACCTGTTGCCCCGCGCCTGCAGCCATCGCTCCTCCGCCACCTGCGGGAACACCTCGGCCTGATTGGGGTCCACGACCCTGCTGTCCCTCTCGACGAGATTCCCCTGGGTACGTTCGTTCTTTTATATTCCTCTTTCCACGGTGTGGCCAATACGACCCCTCATTCGAGACAATGATCCCTGACTTAGGGGAGCGAAGATCGAGGGTCGAGGGTCTCGGGGAATCATTTGAGACCCTAAAGAAGCCGTGCCGATCGTTTTTAGGGTTTTGTAGTAGTTCCAGTTTGATGAATggatcgtattaaccctttccactcgagaagcgactcttagttattaacactggaactaccgagcttaaaccgtctttttaaTGTCTTTATGAAAGCTAAAGgcgatttattaagatttcaattgtatttcggtttattatttaatcagcttctttagtcaTTTTTCAAAGAGGTACTCGTATCTCTTCGGTAATCACAAAAGAAATCAAGgaatctggtagttctagtgctaattcGATGTGGAGAAATTAAGTCTTGTatgttaagctttgtataatgtgtCAATATGTGACATATTCAGGTAAAGTGGattagtttcttaatttattttcacagtGTTATCTGTTTTGTCGGAACGTGTTGAATGTCTCTAGAGAGtgtttcaagtgcaaagggttaagagattcGTGTGATGCAGTTTGTGTTGAGAAGTTGAGGagtatttggaatattaagtAGATTCCGTTGAGATTGAATAGGAGTAAATGATAAGGCGATTCAATACGATTTGCCCATTGTTCAGAAAGGAAACCCTAAGCTGTTCACCGCGTTCACCCACGTCGCGACGGACTCAGCAAGCAACCTCTTCCGGGAACTGTCCACCTTGTTGCACGCCGCATCCTGGGCAACTCGTGAAATTGGGTCAATCCGGGGCCGAGGGCAAGTGTCCACCTTGCTGCTCGACATCGTCGAAAGGATTTCAACCGTTCGGCGATCTATCTGCTAGAGAGGCAAGCGTGAAGAGGTGCGGTTGCCCTGCGAAGGACTACAGCTGCAACTGCAAGCAGAAGCGGAATAGCTGCGGGTAACAAAAACAACAATGGTTCTGGCTCCTCGAAacttgaaaattcgaatttaaactTC comes from Nomia melanderi isolate GNS246 chromosome 7, iyNomMela1, whole genome shotgun sequence and encodes:
- the LOC116425174 gene encoding uncharacterized protein LOC116425174 isoform X1; its protein translation is MFMFPEPPPIGYYIADVSPSCLSDGIFHRGKPAATHKHVAKQLRPIKRSLSDPVAPVQDIDPRVLGQWIKRENEGLVDPPGLDNGTVFETLSLMPKHVHQSSKHISSSIFPRSQQFELWHIRDRRSRNARKLMATMTECPVKHETGKSATNGEACDYLTPPFWWGGETARSAGFPVGDINEYAYEKFKESEKDDGKISEMLRMDHPKKYIPGVIHRMKNPEDRSMKEVLAKADAFKVVPKIEESSKDRSSVEEYACSTKKLRTYTNPSTFQTRLFDSMYTIYYAAVASVPRDTARKEEARRADKSLFDNDTRWQLAYEEIGFAGTDPERQRELQLLTKPFLHELHKWYSKSKPTKFAEPVKRKGKRPIPEMRFSHL
- the LOC116425174 gene encoding uncharacterized protein LOC116425174 isoform X2, which codes for MFMFPEPPPIGYYIADVSPSCLSDGIFHRGKPAATHKHVAKQLRPIKRSLSDPVAPVQDIDPRVLGQWIKRENEGLVDPPGLDNGTVFETLSLMPKHVHQSSKHISSSIFPRSQQFELWHIRDRRSRNARKLMATMTECPVKHETGKSATNGEACDYLTPPFWWGGETARSAGFPVGDINEYAYEKFKESEKDDGKISEMLRMDHPKKYIPGVIHRMKNPEDRSMKEVLAKADAFKVVPKIEESSKDRSSVEEYACSTKKLPVASVPRDTARKEEARRADKSLFDNDTRWQLAYEEIGFAGTDPERQRELQLLTKPFLHELHKWYSKSKPTKFAEPVKRKGKRPIPEMRFSHL
- the LOC116425077 gene encoding uncharacterized protein LOC116425077, whose protein sequence is MERVGRSRKRHSSRGEVKEAEPVLGSRETMEPTANEQYLFLLEFLVHHVTGDRLAKLNQMFFVPTTVSVGFLNLPEEETVEITPVDPLFQPQAGVADDVEYFHSGRSVLFAIDQRTAINKVLDFVVRLRVEKKMPEGLRPDVPIGEGELDMSKHFAALRKEMLQCWHKMAPPPKCFEGEVPLTHEDDEVGAVCMFARISAFGQTIVTEFEAPPDMDVDAYVFKGDEVDRKSLSYKCRVIDSEDADIARDSADDLARTGPPCRVCVPDEHPCSPCGDPRGATLKPQASQRQIGGSDGYPTTVSKSRSKPDTCDEVHKSGLIQSSRGPAQPCGKAVVLKVSGVLDADAERRPTVTVASEAEAAGQDCSEPSHDVFVLRIGKKGIVGAGEKSDIQLEMRTPKGAEKGPPVRMETREMQTDEERKKRRKKKKAKKE
- the LOC116425175 gene encoding uncharacterized protein LOC116425175, producing the protein MGDEQQLFLIEFLVDRVKIPVIKAMQDELLPACTCVSFQILSLPAIDICQEALTDSCGCNDGDTQIFKKGKSCLFALPSIVLQKPLTTFPIKMSVYKKLPPGVLPDVMTIGCHQIEARALLNAVLSQQVFKVPNPCQTIKDTFKITTATGQCVGTVTVYVRASCFGRKIVTQFQIPHNRKPYLFKGADDSPVFQCKKIPSACYTPAPVKCTCAKKCLDGSGEATGRTCCPAPAAIAPPPPAGTPRPDWGPRPCCPSRRDSPGKETLSCSPRSPTSRRTQQATSSGNCPPCCTPHPGQLVKLGQSGAEGKCPPCCSTSSKGFQPFGDLSAREASVKRCGCPAKDYSCNCKQKRNSCG